The proteins below are encoded in one region of Candidatus Thermoplasmatota archaeon:
- a CDS encoding 2-oxoacid:acceptor oxidoreductase family protein, protein MYEVRFHGRGGQGAVTAANILSVAAFSEGKYIQAFPIFGVERRGAPVAAFLRMDDKPIDIKYQIYEPDAVIIQDTSLIELKEANVGGGLKAGGKVIINTKRKPSEFDIGDAKIYTVDATEIALEHRLGTKTNPIVNTAILGAYARAIGNVSIDSVTKAVMDMSPAKKEENVLAAKSAYEKVVGV, encoded by the coding sequence ATGTATGAAGTACGTTTTCATGGAAGAGGTGGGCAGGGTGCTGTCACTGCTGCCAACATCCTTTCTGTTGCCGCCTTTAGCGAAGGAAAGTACATACAGGCTTTCCCTATTTTCGGCGTTGAACGAAGAGGCGCTCCAGTTGCAGCCTTTTTGAGAATGGACGATAAGCCAATAGATATAAAATACCAGATATATGAGCCTGACGCTGTCATCATCCAGGACACGAGCCTTATCGAATTGAAGGAAGCAAATGTCGGGGGCGGCCTTAAAGCAGGAGGAAAGGTTATAATAAATACGAAAAGGAAACCGTCGGAATTTGACATTGGAGATGCAAAAATTTATACCGTGGACGCTACTGAAATTGCTCTTGAACACAGGCTGGGAACCAAGACAAATCCCATAGTAAACACTGCAATTCTGGGCGCATATGCAAGAGCCATAGGAAACGTTTCCATTGATTCTGTAACCAAAGCCGTAATGGATATGTCGCCTGCAAAAAAAGAAGAAAATGTTCTGGCTGCGAAATCAGCCTATGAAAAAGTGGTGGGTGTATAA
- a CDS encoding 4Fe-4S binding protein, protein MEKVNIGAVITTPGSSMNYKTGSWRTLKPILIEEKCKFCNTCWQFCPDGAIEPADAKAKKTIRIDYDYCKGCGICAHECPFDALEMVTEEK, encoded by the coding sequence ATGGAAAAAGTGAATATCGGTGCCGTTATAACAACTCCAGGAAGTTCAATGAATTATAAGACGGGCTCGTGGAGAACATTGAAACCCATTCTTATTGAAGAAAAATGCAAATTCTGCAACACATGCTGGCAGTTCTGTCCAGATGGTGCAATAGAACCTGCAGATGCGAAAGCAAAGAAAACGATAAGGATAGATTACGACTACTGCAAGGGATGTGGAATATGTGCCCATGAATGCCCTTTCGATGCTTTAGAAATGGTTACGGAGGAGAAGTGA
- the porA gene encoding pyruvate synthase subunit PorA produces the protein MGTKQVVKGNFATAVAAKLVKVDVVPAYPITPSTLFPEQISTYIANGEMDAELLLVESEHSAMSAAIGASASGARVATATASQGLKLMSEMLFIASGMRLPIVTAVGNRALSAPINIWCDHQDTIAERDSGWLQFYAENNQNALDLMIMAFKISEDHRVLLPSMVGLDAFVLTHTMEGVDVPLQEEVDKFLPPYKPVYTLDVKNPITFGSFGTPAYYTEFKYQQWEAMKNAEEVIDEVFSEFYSKFSRKYEKLSEYRTDDADIIFLTMGSMSGTARAAVDKLREKGIKVGAAKLTVFRPFPFDEIKALSKKAKVLAVVDRNISFGFGGAVFGEVAGALINEKENPILMDFILGLGGRDVTQDAFSAMTDKAEASIKKGKADKMVNWINLKGELRG, from the coding sequence ATGGGTACAAAACAGGTTGTTAAGGGAAATTTTGCAACGGCGGTGGCCGCCAAACTGGTGAAGGTTGATGTTGTTCCAGCATATCCCATAACGCCTTCGACACTTTTCCCGGAGCAAATATCAACGTATATAGCAAATGGAGAAATGGATGCCGAGCTTCTTTTAGTAGAATCGGAACACAGTGCAATGAGTGCGGCGATAGGGGCAAGTGCTTCCGGAGCAAGAGTTGCAACTGCAACCGCCTCCCAGGGATTAAAACTCATGAGCGAGATGCTTTTTATCGCATCTGGAATGAGATTGCCGATAGTGACTGCGGTAGGAAACAGGGCTTTATCCGCTCCGATAAATATATGGTGTGACCACCAGGATACCATTGCAGAAAGAGATAGCGGTTGGCTCCAGTTTTATGCGGAGAATAATCAGAATGCTTTAGACCTCATGATCATGGCATTTAAAATTTCTGAAGATCACCGTGTGCTACTGCCGTCGATGGTTGGCTTAGATGCCTTCGTTTTAACGCATACGATGGAAGGCGTTGACGTCCCTCTGCAGGAAGAAGTGGACAAATTTCTACCGCCATATAAGCCGGTTTACACGCTCGATGTAAAAAATCCGATAACATTCGGCTCCTTTGGTACGCCTGCATATTACACGGAATTCAAGTACCAGCAGTGGGAAGCAATGAAAAATGCAGAAGAAGTGATAGATGAGGTCTTTTCAGAATTTTACAGCAAATTCAGCAGGAAATACGAAAAGTTAAGCGAATACAGGACGGATGATGCAGATATCATCTTTCTGACGATGGGCTCCATGAGCGGTACAGCAAGGGCTGCAGTTGACAAATTGAGAGAGAAAGGAATTAAAGTAGGGGCCGCAAAACTTACAGTATTCAGGCCGTTCCCGTTTGATGAAATAAAGGCCCTTTCAAAGAAGGCAAAAGTCCTTGCGGTTGTGGACAGAAACATCTCTTTTGGTTTCGGAGGGGCAGTCTTTGGCGAGGTGGCAGGTGCATTGATAAACGAAAAGGAAAATCCCATACTCATGGATTTCATTCTGGGGCTCGGCGGCAGAGATGTAACACAAGATGCTTTTTCCGCAATGACAGATAAGGCCGAGGCATCCATTAAAAAAGGAAAAGCTGATAAAATGGTAAATTGGATAAATCTTAAGGGGGAACTTCGGGGGTGA
- the porB gene encoding pyruvate synthase subunit PorB, protein MASDELFASGHRGCAGCGEAIAVRMVLQAAGPNTIIANVTGCLEVMTTAYPETAWKVPWIHTAFENAAAVASGIDVALKKLGKRSGINILAFGGDGGTFDIGFQALSGMLERGNNVTYIVFDNEAYMNTGIQRCSSTPFAASTTTSPAGKVSIGKKQKKKPIASIVAAHDIPYTATAAIANYRDLKRKVKKAVDVDGPSFVHIFSPCPTGWRYPSELTVELSRMAVETGVFVLWEVEGPDLNNIKVTYRPKERKPVEKYLKMQGRFRHLFKPERRTDILNKIQKDVDEKWKWLEGLNEMAR, encoded by the coding sequence ATGGCAAGCGATGAATTATTTGCGTCGGGACACAGGGGCTGCGCCGGGTGCGGCGAAGCTATTGCGGTCAGGATGGTTCTACAGGCAGCGGGACCGAATACGATTATTGCTAACGTAACAGGATGTCTCGAAGTTATGACAACAGCATATCCAGAAACTGCATGGAAGGTTCCCTGGATTCATACCGCATTTGAAAACGCAGCAGCAGTTGCCTCCGGTATAGATGTCGCTCTCAAAAAACTTGGGAAAAGAAGCGGTATAAACATTCTTGCATTTGGCGGGGACGGTGGAACTTTTGATATCGGATTTCAAGCCCTTAGCGGCATGCTGGAGAGAGGGAACAATGTAACTTATATTGTTTTTGACAACGAGGCATATATGAATACGGGGATACAACGATGTTCATCTACGCCCTTTGCTGCATCGACGACAACATCTCCAGCGGGAAAGGTAAGCATTGGGAAGAAACAGAAGAAAAAGCCGATAGCATCGATAGTGGCTGCCCATGACATACCCTATACTGCAACGGCTGCTATAGCGAATTACAGGGATCTTAAAAGAAAGGTGAAAAAAGCTGTTGACGTTGATGGTCCTTCATTCGTGCACATATTTTCTCCGTGTCCTACAGGATGGAGATATCCGAGTGAGTTGACAGTTGAGTTATCAAGAATGGCTGTTGAAACAGGCGTATTTGTTTTATGGGAGGTGGAAGGTCCGGACTTAAACAACATAAAAGTTACTTACAGACCGAAAGAGAGAAAACCTGTGGAGAAATACCTTAAAATGCAGGGGAGATTCAGACATCTGTTCAAGCCGGAGAGAAGAACGGACATATTGAATAAAATACAAAAAGATGTTGACGAAAAATGGAAATGGTTAGAGGGATTAAATGAGATGGCAAGGTAA
- a CDS encoding 30S ribosomal protein S8e gives MRWQGKSRRKETGGRLKLARKKRRYELGREQNLPVMGEVRHKKVRVRGKNIRVRVLATKVANVTDPKTNETKKVEIKDVLENPANPHYVRRDIITKGSIIETEIGKAKVTSRPGQDGCVNAVLIKQNA, from the coding sequence ATGAGATGGCAAGGTAAATCGAGAAGAAAAGAAACTGGAGGGAGATTGAAACTCGCAAGAAAAAAAAGAAGGTACGAACTGGGAAGAGAACAAAACCTTCCTGTTATGGGAGAGGTAAGGCACAAGAAAGTCAGGGTAAGGGGCAAAAATATAAGAGTCCGTGTGCTTGCGACAAAGGTGGCGAATGTGACAGACCCGAAAACAAATGAAACGAAGAAAGTGGAAATAAAAGATGTGCTTGAAAATCCGGCGAACCCGCATTATGTCAGGAGAGATATAATCACCAAAGGTTCTATTATAGAAACAGAGATTGGAAAGGCAAAGGTCACTTCTCGCCCCGGGCAGGACGGGTGTGTTAACGCCGTTTTGATAAAGCAAAATGCCTGA
- a CDS encoding signal recognition particle subunit SRP19/SEC65 family protein, whose protein sequence is MPEEKYVLWPIYFDRRKTKKEGRRIPRDNAVPNASVEEIMNAARKMGLNPQKEEKAYPGRWWKKEGCVLVDRTKKKTKILKDIALHMSKNRKS, encoded by the coding sequence ATGCCTGAAGAAAAATACGTGCTGTGGCCCATATACTTCGACCGAAGAAAGACAAAAAAAGAAGGGAGACGCATCCCAAGAGATAATGCTGTTCCAAACGCATCTGTCGAGGAGATAATGAATGCGGCGAGAAAAATGGGGCTTAATCCCCAGAAAGAGGAAAAGGCATATCCAGGCAGATGGTGGAAAAAGGAGGGATGTGTGCTGGTTGACAGGACAAAGAAAAAAACAAAAATTTTGAAGGATATTGCCCTCCACATGTCAAAAAACAGAAAGAGCTAA